The following are from one region of the Syngnathus acus chromosome 10, fSynAcu1.2, whole genome shotgun sequence genome:
- the LOC119128806 gene encoding insulin-like, with protein sequence MAKSSWVLSILFLLVLSVPLAGPVPTQHLCGSHLVDALYFVCGERGFFHNPKRLHKRELEHLLRFLSKKARQEQQLWRKLSGGNDSKVKRGIVEQCCHKPCSIYHLEGYCD encoded by the exons ATGGCCAAGTCATCATGGGTTTTGTCCATCCTGTTTCTGCTCGTACTTTCTGTTCCACTGGCTGGCCCTGTACCAACCCAGCACCTCTGTGGCTCCCATCTTGTGGACGCTCTTTATTTCGTATGTGGAGAGAGGGGCTTTTTCCACAATCCAAAACGACTTCACAAGAGGGAACTGGAACACTTGCTCA GGTTCCTGTCTAAAAAGGCCAGACAAGAACAGCAGCTGTGGAGGAAATTATCTGGAGGCAATGATTCCAAGGTGAAGAGAGGCATCGTGGAGCAATGCTGTCATAAGCCATGCAGCATTTACCACCTGGAAGGCTACTGCGACTGA
- the hmmr gene encoding hyaluronan mediated motility receptor: protein MSFPRAPLKRFNEAVGCAPAPGIYDIKPEEPKGPASFEKSDRFKHAKAAGCSVPPSSPSRILLMSPVRRTVSVDGMVGASSTKKREHSLEMKQRRLLEKEIRSLVQQRGEQDRRLFSLEEDLKKVEAKLLAAIREKTGLTANITTLERQRAELKKVNDFLKNKVSADTTKKRINSLTMELMEARNRLDSKNKELSVLQLSSDGQLKVSETDLRASKDTVKALTERNNDLEDLHEVLKTQNEEFAQQNGRLHAEIRELQEEIKVVQGYLDVSNDQIQDLQLKLKETTQQGNVFNSELQNMKHLEQELEQCRAKLESTEVALRQKEEDLLKCELEMQASQEALSEVERMLMSQTLELKESQKSLSDLETQLKLLNQDVQDSQATVGQQEAELILLREVLQRTERKMSEDVAHLENKCLLLAEEKNTFQDEGFRRLEELTTELQLLKDTNRDEEEKKIQLQHEHASLTEELTKERALVDCLTVLLEQERQESEECRNKLNEELEEVLGELALMEEQAQRRGEAREQSQEEVNANEKELREHFERDLTLLKEEHSELQEAHSSTLKRMGEMSTELECTKDALRSAEESYQKLGEKMERVTQQMKEEMDKVIQQKDEEHQLRQKNSGDLQEVQARLAQKVQEMQALEASHAVRISQLEQELQQQAESKEKALRQVEEQKGQHLAELHYQEQMAKKQLEEVCREKVNVMEQLLQEKEEKAKYQTELEAKRMTLEAGIKDHQQFRSEVFRLQTELNRLDEERSRLFSQVELSEQSLMEADTEKRRLQARLNEIQLECVNLQAQTALTEEKVEVLQCKMGDQQQEWHALQHQVQMLTQEKVTLQWEMDEQQQKLQKQIIEAESSTSPETEHWRSQYEELFAKVKPFEEQLNYFAAERDALINENGANQEEINKLADAYARLLGHQNQKQKIKHVMQLKDENFNLKQEVLKLRSQLSRQKSNPNHLKSKPPARGMFDPSKAFQHNKENRYTETATPLKEENHTAKRFN, encoded by the exons ATCCGCTCACTGGTCCAGCAGAGAGGAGAGCAAGATCGAAGGTTGTTCTCCCTTGAGGAGGATTTAAAAAAGGTGGAGGCCAAACTGTTGGCGGCAATCAGGGAAAAGACCGGTCTCACCGCTAACATCACCACCCTtgaaagacagagagcagaACTAAAGAAAgtcaatgactttttaaaaaacaag GTTTCAGCTGACACAACGAAAAAGCGGATCAATTCACTTACAATGGAGTTGATGGAAGCCAGGAACAGATTGGACAGCAAAAATAAG GAGCTAAGTGTTCTACAGCTCAGCTCTGATGGTCAACTCAAGGTGTCAGAAACCGATCTCAGAGCTAGCAAGGACACTGTCAAAGCTTTAACAGAGAGGAATAATGACTTGG AGGACCTCCATGAAGTGTTGAAAACCCAAAATGAGGAGTTTGCACAACAGAATGGCAGGTTACATG CTGAGATTAGGGAACTCCAAGAGGAAATCAAGGTTGTGCAAGGATATCTGGATGTATCAAATGATCAGATTCAG GATCTCCAATTAAAGCTTAAAGAGACAACACAGCAGGGCAACGTCTTTAACTCAGAGCTGCAGAACATGAA ACACCTTGAGCAGGAGCTCGAACAGTGCAGAGCAAAGCTTGAAAGCACAGAAGTTGCGCTGAGGCAAAAAGAGGAGGATCTGCTGAAATGTGAGCTTGAGATGCAGGCCTCTCAGGAGGCTTTATCAGAAGTGGAGAGGATGTTGATGAGCCAAACGTTAGAGCTTAAGGAGTCCCAAAAGTCACTGAGTGACTTGGAGACGCAATTGAAGCTCCTCAATCAAGACGTTCAGGACTCTCAAGCCACAGTTGGTCAGCAGGAGGCTGAACTGATATTGCTGCGGGAGGTGCTCCAGAGAACAGAGAGGAAGATGAGTGAAGATGTGGCACATCTTGAAAATAAGTGTTTGCTTTTGGCAGAGGAGAAAA acACATTTCAAGATGAGGGCTTCAGGAGACTGGAGGAGTTGACCACAGAGCTCCAACTGCTGAAGGACACTAACCGAGATGAGGAAGAGAAAAAGATTCAGCTCCAGCACGAGCATGCTTCTCTCACTGAGGAACTGACAAAAGAAAGG GCTCTGGTAGACTGTCTGACTGTGCTGCTTGAGCAAGAGAGGCAGGAGTCAGAGGAGTGCCGAAATAAGCTGAATGAGGAGTTGGAGGAGGTGCTGGGAGAGCTGGCTCTCATGGAGGAACAGGCACAAAGACGAGGTGAAGCAAGGGAACAGAGCCAGGAGGAAGTGAATGCGAATGAGAAAGAACTGAGGGAACACTTTGAGCG TGACCTGACATTGTTGAAAGAGGAACATTCGGAATTACAAGAGGCCCACTCAAGCACGTTGAAGAGAATGGGAGAGATGTCTACAGAGCTGGAATG CACCAAAGATGCCCTGAGGAGCGCAGAGGAAAGCTATCAAAAATTGGGGGAGAAGATGGAAAGAGTGACCCAACAGATGAAAGAGGAGATGGACAAAGTGATTCAACAAAAAGATGAGGAGCACCAACTAAGACAGAAGAATTCAGG AGATTTGCAGGAGGTGCAAGCTCGTCTCGCTCAAAAAGTTCAGGAGATGCAGGCCTTGGAGGCCAGCCATGCTGTGAGAATTTCTCAGTTAGAGCAGGAGCTTCAGCAACAGGCAGAAAGCAAGGAAAAAGCATTGAGGCAAGTTGAAGAGCAGAAAGGACAGCATCTTGCTGAGCTTCACTATCAAGAACAAATGGCTAAGAAACAGCTTGAGGAAGTTTGCAGGGAAAAGGTGAACGTAATGGAACAATTGCTacaagaaaaagaggaaaaagctaAATACCAAACGGAGCTTGAGGCAAAAAGGATGACACTGGAGGCTGGAATTAAAGACCACCAACAGTTTAGGTCAGAGGTTTTCAGGCTACAGACTGAGCTCAATAGACTAGACGAAGAAAGAAGTCGACTTTTCTCTCAAGTTGAACTCTCAGAACAGTCATTAATGGAGGCAGATACAGAGAAGAGGCGGCTTCAAGCTCGCTTGAATGAAATTCAGCTCGAGTGTGTGAACCTTCAGGCGCAAACGGCCCTCACAGAGGAGAAGGTGGAGGTTTTGCAGTGTAAAatgggagaccaacaacaagAGTGGCACGCTCTGCAGCACCAAGTCCAGATGCTGACTCAGGAGAAGGTCACACTGCAGTGGGAGATGGACGAGCAGCAACAGAAactccaaaaacaaataattgaaGCAGAAag TTCTACAAGTCCTGAGACAGAACACTGGAGATCACAGTATGAGGAGCTGTTTGCTAAGGTTAAACCCTTCGAG GAGCAGTTGAATTACTTTGCTGCTGAACGAGATGCACTCATCAATGAAAATGGAGCAAACCaggaagaaataaacaagCTTGCAGATGCTTACGCTCGTCTGCTGGGTCACCAGAATCAGAAGCAGAAGATTAAACATGTGATGCAGCTAAAGGATGAGAATTTTAACCTGAAACAG GAGGTGCTGAAGCTCCGCTCCCAGTTGAGCCGTCAGAAGAGTAATCCAAATCACCTCAAATCCAAACCCCCGGCTCGTGGCATGTTTGATCCGAGTAAAGCGTTCCAACATAATAAGGAGAACAGGTACACTGAGACTGCAACACCTCTGAAAGAAG AAAATCACACAGCAAAGAGATTCAACTAG